The following are from one region of the Cloacibacterium normanense genome:
- the recN gene encoding DNA repair protein RecN: protein MLSRIYIQNFALIDQLEINFKKGLQVITGETGAGKSIILGALRLILGERADSKSISDFSTKSVVEAEFKISESLKIFFEENDLDFEKDTIIRREILPSGKSRAFVNDVPVTLDVLKELSERLIDIHSQFETSQLFSEEYQFKIIDGLSENKNLIESYQSDYLEFQRKQRELEKLKNTLSEGNKESDYKLFLLEELEAAQLETVNYELLQSQISLAENKGAISELLAQIFARTDQEEVGLFDGFYDVKNKLSRVADLSLQFSELNARLEENYVEFKDILFQLQNEAEKLDANPEDLLVLQEQNDKINALFLKHKVSDIEDLLKIKEELSLEKNSFEDIENKIAQLEKEIAEASQSLLKKADILSKNRKKTAPIFVEKVESLLHQLGLEKAKVEVELSSTKEFGKFGTEKIQLLFQANAGFALKPIQNAISGGERSRVMLSIKKLMAENAELPTLILDEIDTGVSGRIADEMGNVMQEMAENMQLIVITHLAQVAAKGNDNYKVQKSDIDGKTQTRIFPLNQEEKLTEIAQLLSGSKITDAAILQAKELMQ from the coding sequence ATGTTATCAAGAATTTATATCCAAAATTTTGCATTGATAGACCAACTTGAAATCAATTTTAAGAAAGGTTTACAAGTGATTACCGGCGAAACTGGCGCTGGCAAATCTATTATTTTGGGTGCTTTGAGACTTATTTTAGGAGAAAGAGCAGATTCTAAAAGTATTTCTGACTTCTCAACGAAAAGTGTAGTTGAAGCAGAATTTAAAATTTCTGAATCTTTGAAAATTTTCTTTGAGGAAAATGATTTAGATTTTGAAAAAGATACCATTATCCGAAGAGAAATCTTGCCTTCGGGGAAATCCAGAGCTTTTGTAAATGATGTTCCAGTAACTTTAGATGTTTTGAAAGAACTTTCCGAAAGATTGATTGATATACATTCTCAGTTTGAAACTTCTCAATTGTTTAGCGAAGAATATCAGTTTAAAATCATCGATGGGCTTTCTGAAAACAAAAATTTGATTGAATCTTATCAAAGTGATTATCTTGAATTTCAAAGAAAGCAAAGAGAACTAGAAAAACTAAAAAATACACTTTCCGAAGGGAATAAAGAGAGCGATTACAAGTTGTTTTTGTTGGAGGAATTAGAAGCAGCGCAATTAGAGACGGTAAATTATGAATTGCTACAGAGCCAGATTTCTTTAGCTGAAAATAAAGGTGCGATTTCTGAATTGCTCGCTCAAATTTTTGCCAGAACAGACCAAGAAGAAGTAGGTTTGTTCGATGGTTTCTATGATGTGAAAAACAAATTGAGCAGAGTCGCAGACTTGTCTTTGCAGTTTTCTGAGCTCAATGCAAGATTAGAAGAAAATTATGTAGAATTCAAAGATATTCTCTTTCAGTTGCAGAATGAAGCCGAAAAACTAGATGCAAATCCTGAAGATTTATTGGTTTTACAAGAGCAAAATGATAAAATCAATGCACTTTTTCTAAAGCACAAGGTTTCAGATATAGAAGATTTGTTGAAAATCAAAGAAGAACTTTCTTTAGAAAAGAATTCTTTTGAAGACATTGAAAATAAAATTGCTCAATTAGAAAAAGAAATTGCTGAAGCTTCTCAGTCTTTGCTGAAAAAAGCTGATATTTTATCTAAAAATAGAAAAAAAACGGCTCCAATTTTTGTAGAAAAAGTAGAATCACTTTTACATCAATTAGGATTAGAAAAAGCTAAAGTAGAAGTAGAGCTCTCTTCAACGAAAGAATTCGGTAAATTTGGAACGGAGAAAATCCAATTGCTATTCCAAGCGAATGCTGGATTTGCCTTGAAACCGATTCAAAATGCTATTTCTGGTGGTGAAAGAAGCAGAGTGATGCTTTCAATTAAAAAACTCATGGCAGAAAATGCAGAGCTTCCTACGCTTATTTTAGACGAAATAGACACGGGTGTTTCTGGTAGAATTGCCGATGAAATGGGCAATGTAATGCAAGAAATGGCTGAAAATATGCAGTTAATTGTCATTACTCACCTTGCGCAAGTTGCAGCGAAAGGAAATGACAATTATAAAGTGCAAAAATCTGATATTGACGGGAAAACGCAAACCAGAATTTTCCCACTTAATCAAGAAGAAAAACTTACAGAAATTGCGCAATTGCTTTCTGGAAGCAAGATTACAGATGCCGCTATTCTTCAGGCAAAAGAACTCATGCAATAA
- a CDS encoding sigma-54 interaction domain-containing protein, whose product MSDLQSIKNRFGIIGNFPALNRAIEKAIQVAPTDISVLVIGESGVGKEHIPKIIHSESRRKHQPYIVVNCGAIPEGTIDSELFGHEKGAFTGATSTRKGYFEVADGGTIFLDEVGELPLQTQVRLLRVLESGEFMKVGSSQVQKTNVRIVAATNVNMMKAIEDGRFREDLYYRLNTVQIDMPPLRERKGDIHLLFRKFAIDFAEKYRMPELQLTDDGVKYLENYTFPGNIRQLRNLVEQMTVVEQNRTINSTKLAEYIPMNAQLPAVVSRGGNSGNSGADFGSEREIMYKILFDMRNDLNDLKSLTSELIKNRGNQSFSHHEQDLIGRVFKTETQPVNTSSILYYEDQPAAPTPNFYNDTEEYENGVEDIDLEEEPKEESLSLINNERDLIVKALEKHKGRRNKAADELGISQRTLYRKIKQYNLED is encoded by the coding sequence ATGAGCGACTTACAATCCATAAAAAACCGTTTCGGAATTATAGGGAATTTTCCCGCACTTAACCGTGCCATAGAAAAAGCAATTCAGGTGGCGCCTACAGATATTTCCGTTTTGGTTATCGGAGAATCTGGAGTTGGTAAAGAACATATCCCGAAAATTATTCATAGCGAATCTCGCAGAAAACATCAACCCTATATTGTGGTAAACTGTGGTGCAATTCCAGAAGGAACCATAGATTCAGAGCTTTTTGGGCACGAAAAAGGAGCTTTTACAGGCGCTACTTCTACCAGAAAAGGATACTTTGAAGTAGCAGATGGTGGAACGATTTTCTTAGATGAAGTTGGGGAATTGCCTTTGCAAACTCAAGTAAGACTTCTCAGAGTTTTAGAAAGTGGAGAATTTATGAAAGTGGGTTCTTCTCAGGTTCAAAAAACCAATGTGAGAATCGTAGCTGCGACTAATGTGAACATGATGAAAGCGATTGAAGATGGCAGATTCAGAGAAGATTTGTACTATCGTCTCAATACGGTTCAGATTGATATGCCACCTTTGAGAGAAAGAAAAGGAGATATTCATTTGCTTTTCAGAAAATTCGCTATTGATTTTGCCGAAAAATACAGAATGCCAGAGTTGCAATTGACAGATGATGGCGTTAAATATTTAGAAAATTATACTTTCCCGGGAAATATTCGTCAGCTGAGAAATTTAGTGGAGCAAATGACGGTGGTAGAACAAAATAGAACCATCAATTCAACAAAATTAGCAGAATATATTCCGATGAATGCTCAGCTTCCTGCTGTGGTTTCCAGAGGTGGAAATTCAGGGAATTCAGGAGCGGATTTCGGTTCAGAAAGAGAAATCATGTACAAAATTCTTTTTGACATGAGAAATGATTTAAATGATTTAAAATCCTTAACTTCGGAACTGATTAAGAATAGAGGAAATCAAAGTTTTTCACATCACGAACAGGATTTAATTGGTAGAGTTTTTAAAACTGAAACCCAACCGGTTAATACAAGTTCTATTTTGTATTACGAAGATCAACCAGCTGCGCCAACTCCTAATTTCTACAATGATACCGAGGAGTACGAAAATGGAGTAGAAGATATAGATTTAGAAGAAGAACCAAAAGAAGAGTCTCTTTCCTTAATCAATAATGAGAGAGATTTAATTGTAAAAGCCCTCGAAAAACACAAAGGCAGAAGAAATAAAGCTGCCGATGAATTGGGAATTTCTCAGAGAACGCTTTACAGAAAAATAAAACAATATAATTTAGAAGATTAA
- the coaBC gene encoding bifunctional phosphopantothenoylcysteine decarboxylase/phosphopantothenate--cysteine ligase CoaBC encodes MALKGKKILLAISGGIAAYKMNYLVRDFVKKGAEVKVILTPSAENFVTKVTLSTLSKNAVYSDFYDQNGTWNSHVELALWADVLLVAPCTANTLAKMVHGICDNLVIATYMSAKCPVFIAPAMDLDMYAHPSTKENLEKAERFGYHIIPAEFGELASGLEGQGRLAEPETILQKIEDFFTQPLPQSHSLDGKTVLITAGPTYEAIDPVRFIGNHSSGKMGFSLAEEAVKRGAKVILISGPTSQKTSTKNIEIHRITSAKEMYDEVFKYYEKVDIAIASAAVADYAPKIVAKEKIKKSEEEFAIELVKNPDILKTMGEKKTHQFLVGFALETQNEEENAKSKLQKKNLDMIVLNSLRDEGAGFQKDTNKVKILTHSEQKEFSLKSKDEVAKDILDFVETQLKK; translated from the coding sequence ATGGCTCTAAAAGGTAAAAAAATTCTATTGGCAATTTCTGGCGGAATTGCAGCCTACAAAATGAATTACCTTGTAAGAGATTTTGTAAAAAAAGGTGCAGAAGTAAAAGTTATTTTAACACCTTCTGCTGAAAATTTCGTTACAAAAGTCACCCTTTCTACGCTTTCTAAAAATGCAGTGTATTCTGATTTTTATGACCAAAACGGAACATGGAATTCTCATGTAGAACTCGCACTTTGGGCCGATGTATTATTGGTAGCGCCTTGTACTGCAAATACTTTGGCTAAAATGGTTCATGGGATATGTGATAATTTGGTTATTGCTACTTATATGTCAGCTAAATGTCCCGTTTTCATTGCTCCAGCAATGGATTTGGATATGTATGCACATCCTTCCACCAAAGAAAATTTAGAAAAAGCAGAAAGATTTGGTTATCATATTATTCCAGCAGAATTTGGCGAATTGGCTTCTGGTTTAGAAGGTCAGGGAAGATTAGCAGAGCCAGAAACTATTTTACAAAAAATAGAAGATTTTTTTACTCAACCTTTGCCTCAGTCTCATTCTTTAGATGGAAAAACCGTTCTCATCACAGCAGGACCTACCTATGAAGCAATAGACCCTGTTCGTTTTATTGGCAATCATTCTTCGGGGAAAATGGGATTTTCGCTTGCTGAAGAAGCGGTAAAACGTGGCGCAAAAGTGATTTTAATTTCTGGTCCTACTTCACAAAAAACGAGCACTAAAAATATTGAAATTCATAGAATAACCTCGGCGAAAGAAATGTACGATGAGGTTTTTAAATACTATGAAAAGGTAGATATTGCTATCGCAAGTGCTGCTGTTGCGGATTATGCCCCAAAAATCGTTGCCAAAGAAAAAATAAAAAAATCTGAAGAAGAGTTTGCCATAGAATTGGTGAAAAATCCAGATATTTTGAAAACGATGGGCGAGAAGAAAACGCATCAGTTTTTGGTAGGTTTTGCCTTAGAAACTCAGAATGAAGAAGAAAATGCCAAAAGCAAATTGCAGAAAAAAAATCTGGATATGATTGTGCTTAATTCACTTCGTGATGAAGGTGCTGGTTTCCAAAAAGATACGAATAAGGTTAAAATTTTAACGCATTCAGAACAAAAAGAATTTTCTCTGAAATCTAAAGATGAAGTGGCAAAAGACATTTTAGATTTTGTAGAAACTCAACTTAAGAAATAA
- a CDS encoding tRNA threonylcarbamoyladenosine dehydratase, with product MTDWLQRSELLVKKEGLETLKNAKVLVVGLGGVGSFAAEFLARAGVGNMTIVDGDIVDITNINRQLPALHSTVGKDKVEIVAERILDINPEMNLVKINEFLSPERMGEILEEHQFDYVLDCIDSVSPKLALIKACRRRKIKLVSSMGAGGKTDPSKVLVRDLSKTNNCYLAKQIRKRLKKEGITKGFRCVFSTEIQKEESLKLTDGSNFKKSFYGTISFMPALFGLNAAAEVINYLLKEPSKKNQEQN from the coding sequence ATGACAGATTGGTTACAACGTTCGGAACTGCTCGTAAAAAAAGAAGGCTTAGAAACTTTGAAAAACGCTAAAGTCTTAGTCGTAGGATTAGGAGGAGTAGGCTCTTTTGCAGCAGAATTTTTGGCAAGAGCTGGAGTAGGAAACATGACGATTGTAGATGGAGACATTGTAGATATCACCAACATAAACAGACAGTTACCTGCTTTACATTCTACTGTAGGAAAGGATAAAGTAGAAATCGTTGCCGAAAGAATTTTAGACATCAATCCTGAAATGAATTTGGTTAAAATTAATGAATTTCTGTCGCCAGAAAGAATGGGCGAAATTCTAGAAGAACATCAATTTGATTACGTATTAGATTGCATAGACAGTGTTTCGCCGAAATTAGCCTTGATTAAAGCTTGTAGAAGAAGAAAAATAAAACTGGTTTCATCAATGGGAGCTGGTGGAAAAACCGACCCAAGTAAAGTTTTGGTAAGAGATTTAAGCAAAACCAATAATTGTTACCTTGCCAAGCAAATCAGAAAAAGATTGAAAAAAGAAGGAATTACCAAAGGTTTCAGATGTGTTTTTTCTACAGAAATTCAAAAAGAAGAAAGTCTAAAACTCACCGATGGAAGCAATTTTAAAAAATCTTTTTACGGAACCATCAGTTTTATGCCTGCACTTTTTGGCTTAAACGCTGCTGCAGAAGTGATTAATTATTTGTTGAAAGAGCCAAGTAAAAAGAATCAAGAGCAAAATTAA
- a CDS encoding LptE family protein: MNKEQRIKSNYLGKINVFEKQNIFVFSLLSFLFCLNSCEVYNFTGNSLNHDEKTIQIKNFPNNAALVNANLSQEFSIALQNRFLQRSGLKGTTENPDVLIEGEITDYSISPTTISTPVTTDGGNIQAAQNKLTITVKVHYENSKFPEASFDRTYSDEAVFSSDLDINAIETSQVKLVNERIINKIFNDIVANW, from the coding sequence ATGAATAAAGAACAAAGAATAAAGAGCAATTACTTAGGAAAAATAAATGTTTTTGAAAAGCAAAATATTTTTGTCTTTTCTCTTTTGTCTTTTCTCTTTTGTCTAAATTCATGTGAAGTTTATAATTTTACAGGAAATTCTCTGAATCACGACGAAAAAACGATTCAGATTAAGAACTTTCCTAATAATGCAGCTTTGGTGAATGCTAATTTAAGTCAAGAATTTTCTATTGCTCTTCAAAATAGATTTTTGCAAAGGTCTGGTTTAAAGGGGACTACGGAAAATCCTGATGTTCTTATAGAAGGAGAAATTACAGATTACAGCATTTCGCCTACCACTATTTCTACACCAGTTACTACAGACGGTGGAAATATTCAAGCAGCACAAAATAAACTCACCATTACGGTAAAAGTTCATTACGAAAACAGTAAGTTTCCAGAAGCAAGTTTTGATAGAACGTATTCAGACGAAGCGGTTTTCAGTAGTGATTTAGATATTAATGCCATAGAAACTTCTCAAGTGAAATTGGTAAACGAAAGGATTATCAATAAAATTTTTAACGATATTGTAGCCAATTGGTAA
- a CDS encoding DNA-directed RNA polymerase subunit omega translates to MSVKDTKAEVNTITYDRDKIEEKVGSIYEAIVIMGKRAEQINAEIRTELHQKLDEFAVHNSTLEEVFENREQIEISKNYERLPKPTSIAIREWLDDEIYFRRTEEK, encoded by the coding sequence ATGAGCGTAAAAGATACAAAAGCAGAAGTAAACACCATTACTTACGATAGAGATAAAATCGAAGAAAAAGTAGGTTCTATCTACGAAGCTATCGTAATTATGGGAAAAAGAGCAGAACAAATTAATGCTGAAATTAGAACTGAACTTCACCAAAAATTAGACGAATTTGCGGTGCACAATTCTACTTTGGAAGAAGTTTTCGAAAACAGAGAGCAAATTGAAATTTCTAAAAACTACGAAAGATTACCGAAGCCTACATCTATTGCCATTAGAGAATGGTTAGATGACGAAATTTACTTCCGTAGAACTGAAGAAAAATAA
- a CDS encoding DUF4126 domain-containing protein, with protein sequence MLDNIPYLPYFISAFIGIGLAAASGFRVFLPMFAVSLASYMGWIPMNENFQWLAGLPTLITTGIATVVEILAYYIPYVDHLLDTASVPLATIAGSIMFAAQFTDLGTFPTWALALIAGGGTAAAISSGFAGTRAASTATTGGLGNSVVATTETAGAGMMTFLALAAPVIAFLVAIALVIVVFILGRKIWNKLRGNLKSEETL encoded by the coding sequence ATGTTAGACAACATTCCTTATCTTCCTTACTTCATCAGTGCATTTATCGGCATTGGTTTAGCTGCAGCTTCTGGCTTTAGAGTTTTCTTGCCTATGTTTGCAGTAAGTCTAGCTTCTTATATGGGTTGGATTCCCATGAACGAAAATTTTCAATGGTTGGCTGGTTTACCTACGCTTATCACTACAGGAATTGCCACTGTGGTAGAAATTTTAGCATATTACATTCCTTATGTTGACCATTTATTAGACACCGCTTCTGTTCCATTAGCTACAATTGCAGGTTCTATCATGTTTGCCGCGCAATTTACAGATTTAGGAACGTTTCCAACTTGGGCACTTGCATTAATTGCAGGTGGTGGAACTGCTGCCGCAATTAGTTCAGGATTTGCAGGAACACGAGCCGCTTCTACTGCTACAACTGGTGGACTCGGAAATTCTGTAGTTGCCACCACCGAAACAGCAGGAGCAGGAATGATGACTTTTTTAGCTTTAGCAGCTCCCGTAATTGCGTTTTTGGTAGCGATTGCCCTTGTTATTGTGGTTTTTATTTTAGGAAGAAAAATCTGGAATAAATTAAGAGGAAATCTGAAATCTGAAGAAACTTTATGA
- a CDS encoding TatD family hydrolase has protein sequence MIFFNFHHHNPKISYGIYNSTPEEKIPEHYFSVGIHPQNIDEQWENDLENLKIISQNPKCLAIGECGLDALVNVDENLQKKVFEAQIIWANSIQKPVIIHCIKRFQELIPFQKIAKVPLIIHGFNKKKAIADEMLKHGFYLSFGKSVLHNLSLQTTLKEIPLEKIFLETDDADFDIAELYQKAAEIKEISVEKLQEQISKNLEILNIQF, from the coding sequence ATGATTTTTTTCAACTTCCATCATCACAATCCAAAAATCTCTTACGGAATTTATAATTCTACACCAGAAGAAAAGATTCCAGAGCATTATTTTTCGGTGGGAATTCATCCACAAAACATTGATGAACAATGGGAAAATGATTTAGAAAACCTAAAAATCATTTCTCAAAATCCAAAATGTTTAGCCATTGGTGAATGTGGTTTGGATGCTTTGGTAAACGTCGATGAAAATCTTCAGAAAAAAGTTTTCGAAGCGCAAATTATTTGGGCAAATTCTATTCAAAAACCGGTTATCATTCATTGTATAAAGAGATTTCAAGAATTAATTCCTTTTCAAAAAATTGCAAAAGTTCCATTGATTATTCATGGTTTTAATAAGAAAAAAGCAATTGCTGATGAAATGTTGAAACATGGTTTTTATCTAAGTTTTGGAAAATCTGTACTTCACAACTTATCTTTGCAAACTACTTTGAAAGAAATTCCTTTAGAAAAAATATTTTTAGAAACGGATGATGCAGATTTTGACATTGCAGAATTGTATCAAAAAGCAGCCGAAATCAAGGAAATTTCTGTAGAAAAATTACAAGAACAGATTTCTAAAAATTTAGAAATTTTAAACATTCAGTTTTAA
- the rnpA gene encoding ribonuclease P protein component — protein MNYKYPREEKLKQKNDISLLFEKGKWKTCGNLRVISYQIDASTSLSMTTQHKVGVSVSKRYFKKAVHRNRIKRLLREVYRLNKAQFLEKFGENSLTMLFYVSPTLPKNYQEIEEEFLKLLKK, from the coding sequence TTGAACTACAAATATCCCAGAGAAGAAAAACTCAAGCAAAAAAATGATATTTCCTTACTTTTTGAGAAAGGAAAATGGAAAACTTGTGGAAATTTGAGAGTGATTTCTTACCAAATAGATGCTTCGACTTCGCTCAGCATGACAACTCAACATAAAGTTGGCGTTTCTGTTTCTAAGAGATATTTTAAAAAAGCAGTTCACAGAAATAGAATCAAAAGACTTTTGCGCGAAGTTTATAGACTCAATAAAGCTCAGTTTTTAGAAAAATTTGGCGAAAATTCCTTAACCATGTTGTTCTACGTTTCACCTACTCTTCCGAAAAACTATCAAGAGATAGAAGAAGAATTTTTAAAACTTCTCAAAAAATAA
- a CDS encoding TetR/AcrR family transcriptional regulator, whose amino-acid sequence MKKKFTEKQIHILDIAEELIAQKGFEGTSVRDISAKANINVAMISYYFGSKEKMMVNLYQYRVQKTRETFAEFTQTIKDGKPEMQLKEIINFVTKQLFKFNYFHAFVTQELRHQDRVKDTLLEFYQTFTKVLEDVVQKGIVSGVFKRAAKSEDIVSTIIGTIVFTIRNKNYYEIYLKGNDEDYLANAEKKLKNHLNLCVFSLLGYQI is encoded by the coding sequence ATGAAGAAAAAATTTACCGAAAAGCAAATTCATATTCTAGACATCGCGGAAGAGCTTATTGCGCAGAAAGGTTTTGAAGGGACTTCCGTTCGTGATATCTCTGCTAAAGCGAATATCAACGTGGCGATGATTTCTTATTACTTCGGCTCTAAAGAGAAAATGATGGTAAATCTTTACCAATATAGAGTACAGAAAACCAGAGAAACTTTTGCTGAATTTACCCAAACCATAAAAGACGGAAAACCAGAGATGCAACTCAAAGAAATTATTAATTTCGTAACTAAACAGTTATTTAAATTCAATTATTTTCATGCTTTTGTGACGCAAGAACTCAGACATCAAGATAGAGTGAAAGATACATTGCTAGAGTTTTACCAAACGTTTACCAAAGTTCTGGAAGATGTAGTGCAGAAAGGTATTGTAAGTGGCGTTTTTAAAAGAGCTGCAAAATCAGAAGATATAGTTTCTACCATCATTGGAACCATCGTATTTACCATTAGAAATAAAAATTATTACGAAATTTATTTAAAAGGTAACGACGAAGATTACCTAGCTAATGCCGAAAAAAAACTGAAAAACCATCTCAATCTTTGTGTTTTCTCGCTTTTAGGATATCAAATTTAA
- a CDS encoding outer membrane protein assembly factor BamD has product MKKIFSLFAIAFLLLSCNKQYDLAMKSADKDFIMKVANEKYEKKKWTDALALYERLTNLVAGTDDAPEVVYKSAYANYYDKNYKLAAHQFKNFSVTFTNDPRKEEAAYMSALCYYEGSMDYNLDQSNTTSAINELQEFLNNYPNSEKAKNINDLIDELNYKLEFKAYENARQYFKMADYKAATIAFENVLNDFPATKLKSKIYAYILKSKSELGINSIYDLKKERLESAIAFTRQVEREYPNSDLSKEALDIRAKLEKEVVEFAKLQKEVEARKAEFTEKQKAAEAKEDAKKQVKDQQEANKIKIDSAKISTPEPGATFKIRRN; this is encoded by the coding sequence ATGAAAAAAATATTCTCATTATTCGCAATCGCTTTTTTGCTTTTGTCTTGTAACAAACAATATGATTTGGCAATGAAATCTGCTGATAAAGATTTTATCATGAAAGTTGCCAATGAAAAATACGAAAAAAAGAAATGGACAGACGCTCTTGCGCTTTACGAAAGATTAACCAATCTCGTGGCAGGAACAGATGATGCTCCAGAAGTAGTTTATAAATCTGCGTATGCTAATTATTACGACAAAAACTATAAACTTGCGGCACACCAATTCAAGAATTTCTCGGTTACGTTTACCAATGATCCTAGAAAAGAAGAAGCAGCTTATATGTCTGCATTGTGTTACTATGAAGGTTCTATGGATTATAACTTAGACCAGAGCAATACAACTTCGGCGATTAATGAATTACAAGAATTTTTAAATAATTATCCAAATTCAGAAAAAGCAAAAAACATCAATGATTTAATTGATGAACTGAACTATAAATTAGAGTTCAAGGCTTATGAAAATGCAAGACAATATTTTAAAATGGCAGATTACAAAGCAGCTACCATTGCTTTTGAAAACGTTTTAAATGATTTTCCTGCAACTAAGCTGAAATCTAAAATCTACGCTTATATTTTAAAATCTAAATCAGAATTGGGAATCAACTCTATTTATGACCTTAAAAAAGAAAGATTAGAAAGCGCTATCGCATTTACCAGACAGGTAGAAAGAGAATATCCAAACTCAGATTTAAGCAAAGAAGCTCTTGATATAAGAGCAAAACTAGAAAAAGAAGTTGTAGAATTTGCGAAACTTCAAAAAGAAGTAGAAGCTAGAAAAGCTGAATTTACAGAAAAACAAAAAGCAGCTGAAGCTAAAGAAGATGCTAAAAAACAAGTTAAAGATCAGCAAGAAGCGAATAAAATTAAAATCGATAGTGCAAAAATTAGCACACCAGAACCAGGTGCTACTTTCAAGATTAGAAGAAATTAA
- the porD gene encoding type IX secretion system protein PorD, which produces MKKLLYIFALLLLSQFSFAQELNAQVQINYQQIGGSNVQLFRTMEKSLKDFINKTSWTGKKFQNYEKIKCNFSIILAEKSGNNYKGTLVVQSVRPVYGTQYETPILNVNDTNFSFEYLENQNMVFNERQFSGKNLIDVMSFYVYLILGYDADTYQMKGGTPWFDKAMQITQNSQNQNYMGWSQLESPRNRGALIATILSEQNSTLRNFYYNYHRMGLDNLGKQDQFSTKQTIANEILRLKFYESNFQMNYPFNLFVESKKDEIYNIFDSNNNGGVDMNQLKNLMSLFSPKDMDTKWNKWK; this is translated from the coding sequence ATGAAAAAACTACTTTACATATTTGCACTTTTACTGCTTTCTCAATTTAGTTTTGCACAAGAGCTGAATGCTCAAGTTCAGATAAATTACCAACAAATTGGCGGAAGTAACGTGCAATTATTCAGAACAATGGAGAAAAGTCTGAAAGACTTCATCAATAAAACCAGTTGGACTGGCAAAAAATTTCAGAACTACGAAAAAATAAAATGTAATTTTTCTATCATTCTTGCCGAAAAAAGCGGAAATAATTATAAAGGAACTTTGGTGGTTCAGTCGGTGCGTCCTGTTTATGGAACGCAATACGAAACGCCGATTCTTAATGTTAATGATACCAATTTTTCTTTTGAATATTTAGAAAATCAGAATATGGTTTTTAACGAAAGACAATTTTCGGGGAAAAATTTGATTGATGTGATGAGTTTTTATGTCTACCTTATTTTAGGTTACGATGCAGATACGTATCAAATGAAAGGTGGAACTCCGTGGTTTGATAAAGCGATGCAGATTACTCAAAACTCTCAAAATCAAAACTATATGGGTTGGTCTCAATTAGAAAGTCCAAGAAATAGAGGAGCGCTCATTGCTACGATTTTGTCTGAACAAAATTCTACGCTTAGAAATTTCTACTATAATTATCACAGAATGGGCTTAGATAATTTAGGTAAACAAGACCAATTTTCTACGAAACAAACCATTGCAAATGAAATTTTGAGACTTAAGTTCTACGAAAGCAACTTCCAGATGAATTATCCTTTTAATCTCTTTGTAGAAAGCAAAAAAGACGAAATTTATAACATTTTCGATTCCAATAATAATGGAGGTGTAGACATGAATCAGCTCAAAAATTTGATGAGTTTATTCTCTCCAAAAGATATGGACACGAAGTGGAATAAATGGAAGTAA